In Chryseobacterium gleum, a single genomic region encodes these proteins:
- a CDS encoding SH3 domain-containing protein, whose amino-acid sequence MSELQDKYSSVVSAAQSAGISNLQVQEQDGILYVSGNASNTAAKDAVWNALGAIDSTYSASDINIDVQVAGLASGASLTVATEESNLNIRQEPSTEAAVVGKASKGSSVTLIEQTSDDWWKVKTADGQEGYAYSRYLRA is encoded by the coding sequence ATGAGCGAATTACAAGATAAATATTCAAGCGTAGTTTCGGCAGCACAGTCTGCAGGAATTTCTAATCTTCAGGTTCAGGAGCAGGACGGAATTCTATACGTTTCCGGAAATGCATCCAATACTGCGGCTAAAGATGCTGTATGGAATGCTCTGGGAGCTATCGATTCTACTTATTCTGCTTCAGATATCAATATTGATGTTCAGGTTGCAGGTCTTGCTTCAGGAGCTTCTTTAACAGTAGCTACGGAAGAGTCTAACCTTAATATCAGACAGGAGCCTTCTACTGAAGCTGCCGTAGTAGGTAAAGCTTCAAAAGGATCATCTGTAACGCTTATTGAGCAGACTTCTGATGACTGGTGGAAAGTGAAAACTGCAGACGGTCAGGAAGGATATGCTTATTCAAGATACTTAAGAGCATAA